The sequence below is a genomic window from Sulfuracidifex metallicus DSM 6482 = JCM 9184.
AAGTTTCCATGATCAAAGTAATCTTCGGCGATTCGAGGAACATGAGTGAGATCGTTGATGAAAGCGTGGGTTTAGTGCTAACTTCACCTCCCTATTATAACGCTCCTTTCGATTTTCCAGATCTCTTTCCCAGTTACTCCGCCTACCTAGACCTCCTGAAGGGTGTAGGAAAGGAGGTTCACAGAGTCTTGGAAAAAGGTAGGGCTGCGGTTTTCGTTACCGCAGACGTGAGGATCGACGGAGTACTTTACCCTATAGTTGCAGACCTCATAAAGATCATGCAAGACTTAGGCTTTAAATATCAGGAGAGGATAATCTGGAAGAAACCCGAGGGTTACATACGCATAAGCAGAAGGAGTGGTGTACTAATTCAACACCCTTACCCTCTGTATTTCTATCCAGATAACATTTACGAGGATATTGTAATATTCAAGAAACAAGGTAACTTCACTCCCAAGAATAAAGAGGAGAGCAAGATAGATATTACCAAGTTTCAAAGGGAGAAATGGTACTCTAACGTTTGGGAGATAACTAACGTTCTACCTAACAACAAGTTATCTAAGTTTACTGCTCCTTTCCCCGAGGATCTTGCCAGGAGAATCATCACCTTGTACTCATACGTGGGAGACGTAGTTCTAGACCCGTTTACTGGCACTGGCACTACTTTGAAGGTCGCCAGAGAGATGGGGAGGAACGCAGTGGGATACGAGATTGATCTGGAGCTGAAAGACGTAATTAGGGAAAGGATCCCGGTAAGTACACTCTTCGGAGAAGAAAAAGTAGAGTTCCTAGAAAGAGAGGATGCGAAGAGATTATCCTCTAATATGCGTGCCAAGATTAATGAAAAATTGGAGAACAAGAAAGTGAGTTGACTTGAGATTTGAGGGTGTTGTGGAGGGAATACGTTATCAGCCTACATTCAGGTTACCCAAGCTTGAGACCTTTGAAGACCTTGAGGATGGGATCAAGAGAAGGGCTTTCTTCAATTATTCGCATGAAGGTCAAAACTTCGCGGTCAGTTGGTGGGTCTCACCTAAGAGAACTAGGTCTTATCCATATGCAAGAGTATACAATACCTTGCAATCACAGAAGAGAGTAACTATAATACCCATAGTTAAGGATGAAGGGAAAGGAGGTGATAGAGACTTTCTACAATGGGATACAGTCTCCCTCATGACTTTGCTTCAGGTTTACGTCGTAGTAGCGTACTATGAAAGGGCAACCTTGAATCATAGAATTAAGGATAAGATTACCTCTCAAGAGTTTGATTATGAATATCTCAGGAAGAAATTTAAGGAGTTATCGTCATATCAATCGGATGCCTATCATTGGAACCTTGAACAGCTATCGCCATCCAACATTGAAGAGATTGGGAGGAAAGCCGTAGAGTCTTACGAGAGAATATCAAAGGAACTTAACGTCGAGATGCATGATCTGAAATTTGCAATGAGAAGAATAGAGGAGATAAGTAGGAGTGCAGATGAGTTCAAGAATAATTCTAGGAAGAGGTCTATGGAGGCACAGAGCAGGGAATTGAGGACGATTCAACCTAAAGAAAGAGTAAAGGGTGAAAAGGCTTCAATAGATATTCAAAACTACTTAGGTGGACTTTACCACTTCACCTTGGATGAAGCTTACATAAATCAGCGACGTCGTCTGTATGGTGGAGGCTAAGAACTCTGCGGGCCGTCCACTTCCATCAGAGGATGACATAAAAGATGGACTCATGAAAATGATTGTTTACTCTAACCTCAAGAAGCTTTTCTACTTAGAGAAAGAGTCAAAGTTTCAGATTGCAAGAATAAGGCCAATACTGAAGCTTACTGGAGGAGGGAATCTATGTGACAAAGATTATGAAATTCTGGAGGACCTACTTCATGAGGCTAAGACAAATAACTTTGAGGTACTTTATCAGGAGAGAATAGTAAAGAAGGATGAGAATAAAGAGCTGAGATATATGGATTTCGTCTGTTGACATGAAATCTGCACGTTATACTTGATTACCTCTCACATTGTGAGGTTTCTCTCTAGTTCATATTTACATCTCTTTTTGAGATAAATATGGATAATTCCTGAGATCCATGATCATGTTGGAAAAGTTCTTCCTACCGCATAACCTATAGTGACAATGAACGTCATTTATCTTTTATTCTCGTTCGGGTTATAGAAAACAGGAAGAGTCACGATTGACGTTCTTAGTAATTACCTTATTTTTCTCTCCACCGTTAAAATCTGCGTCACTATATAACACGTAGCTTATCCCGAAAATGTGTGTCATCTATGCTCTTCATGAGGCCATCTAACTATTCCATGTCGATGAAGTATTCACAA
It includes:
- a CDS encoding site-specific DNA-methyltransferase, whose product is MIKVIFGDSRNMSEIVDESVGLVLTSPPYYNAPFDFPDLFPSYSAYLDLLKGVGKEVHRVLEKGRAAVFVTADVRIDGVLYPIVADLIKIMQDLGFKYQERIIWKKPEGYIRISRRSGVLIQHPYPLYFYPDNIYEDIVIFKKQGNFTPKNKEESKIDITKFQREKWYSNVWEITNVLPNNKLSKFTAPFPEDLARRIITLYSYVGDVVLDPFTGTGTTLKVAREMGRNAVGYEIDLELKDVIRERIPVSTLFGEEKVEFLEREDAKRLSSNMRAKINEKLENKKVS